In one Umezawaea sp. Da 62-37 genomic region, the following are encoded:
- a CDS encoding non-oxidative hydroxyarylic acid decarboxylases subunit B, with protein sequence MPRRVVVGMTGATGAAIGIRILETLSAVGVETHLVLSKWARATIEMETDYTVRQVQSLADHVYGSHDQAAAISSGSFRTDGMVVAPCSMKTLAAIRVGYGEGLIARAADVTLKERRKLVLVPRETPLSEIHLENMLVLARMGVVMLPPMPAFYNHPRGVPDIVDHVTSRVLDQFGVDNDLTTRWDGGKAARQHRKENGDEALH encoded by the coding sequence ATGCCGAGGCGCGTCGTCGTCGGCATGACCGGTGCCACCGGCGCCGCGATCGGCATCCGGATCCTGGAGACGTTGAGCGCGGTCGGTGTGGAGACGCACCTCGTGCTCAGCAAGTGGGCGCGGGCCACGATCGAGATGGAGACCGACTACACCGTCCGCCAGGTGCAGTCGTTGGCGGACCACGTCTACGGCTCGCACGACCAGGCGGCGGCCATCTCCAGCGGCTCCTTCCGCACCGACGGGATGGTCGTGGCCCCGTGCAGCATGAAGACCCTGGCCGCGATCAGGGTCGGGTACGGGGAGGGCCTGATCGCGCGGGCCGCCGACGTGACCCTCAAGGAGCGCCGCAAGCTGGTGCTCGTGCCGAGGGAGACCCCGCTCAGCGAGATCCACCTCGAGAACATGCTGGTGCTGGCCAGGATGGGCGTCGTCATGTTGCCCCCGATGCCCGCCTTCTACAACCACCCCAGGGGTGTGCCGGACATCGTCGACCACGTGACCAGTCGCGTGCTCGACCAGTTCGGCGTGGACAACGACCTCACGACTCGGTGGGACGGCGGGAAGGCAGCACGCCAGCACCGGAAGGAGAACGGCGATGAAGCACTTCACTGA
- a CDS encoding fibronectin type III domain-containing protein, which produces MTKFQILPALLFACALAACSAESPGSHSAAEVTATLDSPLNATVTWHENDPSAAGHAVEFATEPGGEFTTLEFAPPSRDSYRHPDLIPDTTFFYRVRTYFGPATENRDITLPPGELDDATQATDHQWMVPTTVPGPAVRTASIRASADGAPTDLRATVMHANGIRFTWTDRASDEDGFLLEVKAAGAADYKAAVVLDPNTNSAGLITLPEEKSATYRVRAFYWGATSNVATVKSGADPDAR; this is translated from the coding sequence GTGACGAAATTCCAGATCCTGCCCGCGCTGCTGTTCGCCTGCGCGCTGGCGGCGTGTTCGGCGGAATCGCCCGGATCGCATTCCGCGGCCGAGGTGACCGCGACCCTGGATTCACCGCTGAACGCCACCGTCACGTGGCACGAGAACGATCCGAGCGCCGCGGGCCACGCCGTCGAATTCGCCACCGAACCCGGTGGCGAGTTCACCACGCTGGAGTTCGCGCCGCCGTCCCGCGACTCGTACCGGCACCCGGACCTCATTCCCGACACCACGTTCTTCTACCGGGTGAGGACCTATTTCGGACCCGCGACCGAGAATCGCGACATCACGCTGCCCCCTGGCGAACTGGACGACGCCACGCAGGCGACCGACCACCAGTGGATGGTCCCCACGACCGTTCCCGGCCCCGCCGTGCGCACCGCGTCGATCCGCGCGTCCGCCGACGGCGCTCCGACCGATCTCCGGGCGACGGTCATGCACGCCAACGGGATCCGGTTCACCTGGACGGACCGCGCGTCGGACGAGGACGGGTTCCTGCTGGAGGTCAAGGCGGCCGGTGCCGCCGACTACAAGGCCGCGGTGGTGCTGGACCCGAACACCAACTCCGCCGGTCTCATCACGCTGCCGGAGGAGAAGTCCGCCACCTACCGCGTCCGCGCGTTCTACTGGGGCGCGACGTCGAACGTGGCGACCGTGAAATCCGGTGCGGATCCGGACGCCCGCTGA
- a CDS encoding lytic polysaccharide monooxygenase auxiliary activity family 9 protein, translated as MSLRSKLAAAAVAIGVAPLIVVLAPAGTASAHGYISSPPSRQANCAQGRVQNCGDIVWEPQSVEGPKGATNCHGNNSRFSQLSDESKGWPATSVGGTVTFNWVLTARHATSTWQYFIGGTRVAEFNDGGKQPGATVSHTVKLGGKTGRQKLLAVWNIADTTNAFYSCVDLQINGFAAGANALAAV; from the coding sequence ATGAGTTTGAGGAGCAAGCTGGCCGCGGCGGCGGTCGCCATCGGTGTCGCGCCCCTGATCGTCGTCCTCGCACCCGCGGGCACGGCGAGCGCGCACGGGTACATCTCGTCCCCGCCGAGCAGGCAGGCGAACTGCGCCCAGGGCCGCGTGCAGAACTGCGGTGACATCGTGTGGGAGCCGCAGAGCGTGGAAGGCCCGAAGGGCGCGACCAACTGCCACGGCAACAACTCGCGGTTCTCGCAGCTGAGCGACGAGAGCAAGGGCTGGCCCGCCACGTCGGTCGGCGGCACGGTCACCTTCAACTGGGTGCTGACGGCGCGCCACGCCACCAGCACCTGGCAGTACTTCATCGGCGGCACCCGCGTCGCCGAGTTCAACGACGGCGGCAAGCAGCCGGGCGCGACCGTCAGCCACACGGTCAAACTCGGCGGGAAGACCGGTAGGCAGAAGCTCCTCGCGGTCTGGAACATCGCCGACACGACCAACGCGTTCTACTCCTGCGTGGACCTGCAGATCAACGGCTTCGCGGCGGGCGCGAACGCACTGGCGGCCGTTTAG
- a CDS encoding UbiD family decarboxylase, translated as MKHFTDLRGYLEALDDIGDLVTIDREVDGDMEPAAITRRSYEIRSPAPLFTNIRGAREGFRILGAPAAMSSREDMPYARIALSLGLQPDSTGQQIVDALAEAQTREPIPPVIVESGPCQENVLLGDDATLDSFPIPIVHEKDGGRYANTWGALIVRTPDGEWTNWSIARVMKIDGKRMTGLVADGQHIGHVWNQWVEIGKPMPYALVQGAEPGIPYVSGFPLPDGAFDAGYLGALVGEPVELVKAQTVDLLVPATAEVVIEGHVSIERDALEGPFGEAAGYHPMDVTKQPTFHVEAITHRNDPIWPLVAEGRPPDEYHTVTCVGAASQCLARLREVQLPVSTVWSPMDSAGMWLVVTVPHDWRDMMAPDTTSDTLAQYIGQTLFWNKAGLYFPQIFLLDDDIDPTDLAEVTWAIATRIHPVSKRVQMDSVVLPLFVSHTDIEYKRGWGPRVVFDGLLPPIGERMAHTSFAASYPVELQRHVVDNWV; from the coding sequence ATGAAGCACTTCACTGACCTGCGCGGCTACCTCGAGGCGCTGGACGACATCGGGGACCTGGTGACGATCGACCGCGAGGTCGACGGCGACATGGAGCCCGCCGCGATCACGAGGCGGAGCTACGAGATCCGTTCGCCCGCACCGCTGTTCACCAACATCAGGGGAGCCCGCGAGGGCTTCCGCATCCTCGGCGCGCCCGCCGCGATGTCGTCGCGCGAGGACATGCCGTACGCCAGGATCGCGCTGTCGCTGGGTCTGCAGCCCGACAGCACGGGGCAGCAGATCGTCGACGCGCTGGCGGAAGCCCAGACGCGCGAACCGATCCCGCCGGTGATCGTCGAGAGCGGGCCGTGCCAGGAGAACGTCCTCCTCGGCGACGACGCCACCCTCGACTCGTTCCCGATCCCGATCGTGCACGAGAAGGACGGCGGCCGGTACGCGAACACCTGGGGCGCCCTGATCGTGCGGACCCCGGACGGGGAGTGGACGAACTGGTCCATCGCGCGGGTGATGAAGATCGACGGCAAGCGCATGACGGGCCTCGTCGCCGACGGCCAGCACATCGGGCACGTCTGGAACCAGTGGGTGGAGATCGGCAAGCCGATGCCCTACGCGCTGGTGCAGGGCGCGGAGCCCGGAATCCCCTACGTGTCGGGTTTCCCGCTGCCCGACGGCGCGTTCGACGCCGGGTACCTGGGCGCGCTGGTGGGCGAGCCCGTCGAGCTGGTCAAGGCGCAGACCGTCGACCTGCTGGTGCCCGCCACGGCCGAGGTCGTGATCGAGGGGCACGTGTCCATCGAGCGCGACGCGCTGGAGGGCCCGTTCGGCGAGGCCGCGGGCTACCACCCGATGGACGTCACCAAGCAGCCCACGTTCCACGTCGAGGCCATCACCCACCGGAACGACCCGATCTGGCCGCTGGTCGCCGAGGGCCGCCCGCCGGACGAGTACCACACCGTCACCTGCGTCGGCGCCGCGAGCCAGTGCCTCGCCCGGCTGCGCGAGGTGCAGCTGCCGGTCAGCACCGTGTGGTCCCCGATGGACTCCGCGGGCATGTGGCTCGTGGTGACGGTGCCGCACGACTGGCGCGACATGATGGCCCCCGACACGACCAGCGACACGCTCGCGCAGTACATCGGGCAGACGCTGTTCTGGAACAAGGCGGGCCTGTACTTCCCGCAGATCTTCCTGCTCGACGACGACATCGACCCGACCGACCTCGCCGAGGTCACCTGGGCGATCGCCACCCGCATCCACCCCGTGTCCAAGCGGGTGCAGATGGACAGCGTGGTGCTGCCGCTCTTCGTGAGCCACACCGACATCGAGTACAAGCGCGGCTGGGGTCCCAGGGTCGTGTTCGACGGCCTGCTGCCCCCGATCGGGGAGCGGATGGCGCACACGTCGTTCGCGGCCTCCTACCCGGTCGAGCTGCAACGGCACGTGGTCGACAACTGGGTCTGA
- a CDS encoding C40 family peptidase, with translation MTSFPGKRTTRAALAAAVVVAALIVTPTQATADPVLPANASEALKVYTDLTHDAEALNEEHLRAQEDRQRKQGELDRANQDLATAGSALEKASAAEGEFRGKVDLLTEASFEGARFTGLSAMLTASSQQDFLSRMSAMNVMAADQTAALDALSGALADASAAQAGATDAQKRANEASAAATKLVTDIEDRRVALVSQVNTARTQYNSLSSSDRAVLADRGDTTSVDTPAGAAGAALDFALAQRGKPYVFGSNGPNSWDCSSLTQASYRAAGVTIPRTTYTQATTGRSVSRGEVQAGDLIIYYSGQSHVAMAVDNVRAVHAATEGVPVKIANIDDIGSINVIRRIVG, from the coding sequence ATGACGTCGTTCCCCGGCAAGCGGACCACCCGAGCAGCACTGGCCGCGGCGGTGGTCGTGGCCGCCTTGATCGTCACCCCGACGCAGGCGACAGCGGATCCGGTGCTGCCCGCGAACGCCTCCGAGGCGCTCAAGGTGTACACCGACCTGACCCACGACGCGGAGGCCCTCAACGAGGAGCACCTGCGGGCGCAGGAGGACCGGCAGAGGAAGCAGGGCGAACTCGACCGCGCCAACCAGGACCTCGCCACGGCCGGATCGGCGCTGGAGAAGGCCTCCGCCGCCGAAGGCGAGTTCCGCGGCAAGGTCGACCTGCTGACCGAGGCCTCGTTCGAGGGGGCGCGGTTCACCGGTTTGTCGGCGATGCTGACGGCCTCCTCGCAGCAGGACTTCCTCAGCCGGATGTCGGCGATGAACGTGATGGCGGCCGACCAGACCGCGGCGCTGGACGCGTTGTCCGGAGCGCTGGCCGACGCGTCGGCGGCGCAGGCCGGGGCGACCGACGCGCAGAAGCGGGCCAACGAGGCGTCGGCGGCGGCCACGAAGCTCGTGACGGACATCGAGGACCGCCGGGTGGCGCTGGTGTCGCAGGTGAACACGGCCAGGACGCAGTACAACTCGCTGAGCTCGTCGGACCGGGCGGTGCTGGCGGACCGCGGCGACACGACCTCGGTCGACACGCCCGCGGGCGCGGCCGGGGCGGCGTTGGACTTCGCGTTGGCGCAGCGGGGGAAGCCGTACGTGTTCGGGTCGAACGGGCCGAACTCCTGGGACTGCTCGAGCCTGACGCAGGCCTCCTACCGGGCGGCGGGCGTGACCATCCCCCGGACCACCTACACGCAGGCGACCACCGGGCGCTCGGTGTCGCGCGGCGAGGTCCAGGCGGGCGACCTGATCATCTACTACTCCGGGCAGTCGCACGTGGCGATGGCCGTGGACAACGTGCGCGCGGTGCACGCGGCCACCGAGGGCGTGCCGGTGAAGATCGCCAACATCGACGACATCGGGTCGATCAACGTGATCCGGCGGATCGTCGGGTAG
- a CDS encoding ABC transporter ATP-binding protein, with product MTADGPAIVVSDIRKSYGDLRAVDGVSFTVAEGEFFGLLGPNGAGKSTTLEIIEGLRKPDSGSVRILGESPWPRNPALLPKMGVQLQASSFFERLTSREQLQTFGSLYGVSRSAAVDMLELVGLTDKADVQENNLSGGQRQRLSIACALAHDPEIVFLDEPTAALDPQARRNLWDVLRAIQARGKTIVYTTHHLDEAEILCDRVAVVDKGRVMAMGAPAWLVRKLDAQTQVIVEHGTVTVDIARNLPGADKVIDDGVSVIIATNDAGLTIKALGELDALNKAQVRTATLEDVFLHLTGRAYRE from the coding sequence ATGACAGCAGACGGGCCCGCGATCGTCGTGAGCGACATTCGCAAGTCCTACGGCGACTTGCGTGCCGTCGACGGTGTGTCGTTCACCGTCGCGGAAGGAGAGTTCTTCGGTCTTCTCGGCCCCAACGGGGCAGGGAAGAGCACCACCCTGGAGATCATCGAGGGCCTGCGGAAACCGGATTCCGGCTCCGTGCGCATCCTCGGCGAGAGTCCCTGGCCGCGAAATCCCGCGCTACTGCCCAAAATGGGCGTGCAGCTCCAGGCGTCGTCGTTCTTCGAGCGGCTCACGTCCAGGGAACAGCTGCAGACCTTCGGATCGCTCTACGGCGTCAGCCGGTCGGCCGCCGTCGACATGCTGGAACTGGTCGGCCTGACCGACAAGGCCGACGTGCAGGAGAACAACCTCTCGGGCGGGCAGCGGCAACGCCTCTCGATCGCGTGCGCGCTGGCGCACGACCCCGAGATCGTGTTCCTGGACGAACCGACCGCGGCGCTGGACCCCCAGGCGCGCCGCAACCTCTGGGACGTGCTGCGGGCCATCCAGGCGCGCGGCAAGACGATCGTCTACACCACGCACCACCTCGACGAGGCCGAGATCCTCTGCGACCGGGTGGCGGTCGTCGACAAGGGACGGGTCATGGCGATGGGCGCGCCGGCGTGGCTGGTGCGCAAGCTGGACGCGCAGACCCAGGTCATCGTCGAGCACGGCACGGTCACCGTCGACATCGCCCGGAACCTCCCCGGTGCCGACAAGGTCATCGACGACGGCGTCTCGGTCATCATCGCCACCAACGACGCGGGACTCACCATCAAGGCGCTGGGGGAGCTCGACGCGTTGAACAAAGCGCAGGTGCGGACGGCGACCCTGGAGGACGTCTTCCTGCACCTGACCGGCCGCGCGTACCGCGAGTGA
- a CDS encoding ABC transporter permease, protein MNAFTSLSVAMFKASIRDKAALFFTFMFPLMFLVVFALLSGVKLNSNVEIAVVGDSRVVAALQNSEGVNIQRIAESGNAIDMLRDGKVAAIVVSQGDTIDVRYANGDRAETGPALAKISDAIASANLGAGTTPPKYAVRQKPIEETAFAPIQYLTPGILSWGVSTAAVFSSALTLVAWRRKQVLRRIQLAPVGRGSVLSSRLLLAVVIALLQAVLFVAVATLPVFGLQLSNQWWLAIPLLILGTLAFFSVGMLLGAICKTEDSVSGAANLVVLPMALLAGSFFPIDKAPDWVKLITNALPLRHMNEGMLDVLVRGKGFEALYLPGAVLIGFTLVVSIAAAVSFRWEDK, encoded by the coding sequence ATGAACGCCTTTACCAGCCTGTCCGTGGCCATGTTCAAGGCCTCGATCCGGGACAAGGCAGCACTCTTCTTCACCTTCATGTTCCCCTTGATGTTCCTCGTCGTGTTCGCCCTGCTCTCAGGTGTGAAGCTGAACAGCAACGTCGAGATCGCGGTGGTCGGCGACAGCCGCGTCGTCGCCGCGCTGCAGAACTCCGAGGGCGTCAACATCCAGCGGATCGCGGAGTCCGGCAACGCCATCGACATGCTGCGCGACGGCAAGGTGGCGGCGATCGTCGTGTCGCAGGGCGACACGATCGACGTCCGCTACGCCAACGGCGACCGCGCCGAGACGGGGCCCGCGCTGGCCAAGATCTCCGACGCGATCGCGAGCGCGAACCTCGGCGCGGGCACGACCCCGCCGAAGTACGCGGTGCGGCAGAAACCCATCGAGGAGACGGCTTTCGCGCCGATCCAGTACCTCACCCCCGGCATCCTCTCCTGGGGCGTGTCCACCGCCGCGGTGTTCAGCTCCGCGCTCACCCTGGTGGCGTGGCGACGCAAGCAGGTCCTGCGCCGCATCCAGCTCGCCCCCGTCGGCCGCGGCTCCGTGCTCTCCTCCAGGCTGCTGCTCGCGGTCGTGATCGCGCTGCTGCAGGCGGTCCTGTTCGTGGCGGTGGCGACCCTGCCCGTGTTCGGGCTCCAGCTGTCCAACCAGTGGTGGCTCGCGATCCCGTTGCTCATCCTGGGAACCCTCGCGTTCTTCTCGGTCGGCATGCTGCTGGGCGCGATCTGCAAGACCGAGGACTCGGTCTCCGGTGCGGCGAACCTCGTCGTGCTGCCGATGGCGCTGCTGGCGGGCAGCTTCTTCCCGATCGACAAGGCGCCCGACTGGGTCAAGCTCATCACCAACGCGCTTCCCCTGCGGCACATGAACGAGGGCATGCTCGACGTCCTGGTGCGCGGCAAGGGCTTCGAGGCGCTGTACCTCCCCGGTGCGGTGCTCATCGGGTTCACCCTGGTGGTCAGCATCGCCGCGGCGGTGTCGTTCCGCTGGGAGGACAAGTGA
- a CDS encoding siderophore-interacting protein, translated as MSNAPSSDAPKRDRRQATTLRVVRTERVTPHMIRVVAGGPGLLDFQGNDHTDAYVKVLFPLEGVDYPTPLDMQAIRRDFPRDQWPAVRTYTVRYHDPVAQELAIDFVHHGDVGVAGPWAASVQPGAEFSLLGPGGAYAPLPDSDWHLLLGDAAALPAISAAVEHLPAGARATVVVEVDGPEEEQKIDSPGSVDLRWVHRSAGDSLVDVVRALEFPAGEPQAFVHGEAAMVKELRRHLLDERGVTKDRLSISGYWRRGLTEDGFREVKAAESGA; from the coding sequence ATGAGCAACGCCCCTTCGAGCGACGCGCCCAAGCGGGACCGCCGCCAGGCCACCACTCTACGAGTGGTGCGGACCGAACGCGTCACCCCGCACATGATCCGCGTCGTGGCGGGAGGCCCAGGACTGCTGGACTTCCAGGGCAACGACCACACCGACGCCTACGTGAAGGTGCTGTTCCCCCTCGAGGGCGTCGACTACCCCACCCCGCTCGACATGCAGGCCATCCGCCGCGACTTCCCGCGCGACCAGTGGCCCGCCGTCCGGACCTACACCGTCCGCTACCACGACCCCGTCGCCCAGGAGCTCGCCATCGACTTCGTGCACCACGGCGACGTCGGCGTAGCGGGCCCCTGGGCCGCTTCCGTGCAGCCCGGCGCGGAGTTCTCCCTGCTCGGCCCCGGCGGCGCCTACGCACCCCTCCCGGACTCGGACTGGCACCTCCTGCTCGGCGACGCCGCGGCGCTGCCCGCCATCAGCGCCGCCGTCGAACACCTCCCCGCGGGCGCGCGCGCCACGGTCGTCGTCGAGGTCGACGGCCCCGAAGAGGAGCAGAAGATCGACAGCCCCGGCTCGGTCGACCTGCGCTGGGTCCACCGGTCCGCGGGCGATTCCCTGGTCGACGTCGTGCGCGCGCTGGAGTTCCCCGCGGGCGAGCCCCAGGCGTTCGTGCACGGCGAGGCCGCCATGGTCAAGGAACTGCGACGGCACCTGCTCGACGAGCGCGGCGTCACCAAGGACCGCCTGTCCATCTCCGGCTACTGGCGCCGCGGCCTCACCGAGGACGGCTTCCGCGAGGTCAAGGCCGCCGAGAGCGGCGCATGA
- a CDS encoding MarR family winged helix-turn-helix transcriptional regulator: protein MSDDPWLNETEQRAWRSFLAMQRQLSLHLYRHLQREFGLSSSDYEILVILSESPTGRMRAFELGEVTDWEKSRMSHHLTRMAQRGLVRRETCPDDTRYADIVLTDEGRTAIDEAAPSHAANVRAWFIEAVGPEKLAALQAASDAVLTTLTEHDTKPTQN, encoded by the coding sequence GTGAGCGACGATCCGTGGCTGAACGAGACCGAGCAGCGCGCTTGGCGCAGCTTCCTGGCGATGCAGAGGCAGTTGAGCCTGCACCTCTACCGGCACCTGCAACGCGAGTTCGGCCTGTCCTCCTCCGACTACGAGATCCTCGTGATCCTGTCGGAATCCCCCACCGGCCGCATGCGCGCGTTCGAACTGGGTGAAGTGACGGACTGGGAGAAGAGCCGCATGTCCCACCACCTCACCAGAATGGCCCAGCGCGGCCTGGTCCGCCGCGAAACCTGCCCCGATGACACCCGCTACGCCGACATCGTCCTCACCGACGAGGGCCGCACCGCCATCGACGAAGCCGCCCCCTCCCACGCCGCCAACGTCCGCGCCTGGTTCATCGAAGCAGTCGGCCCCGAAAAACTAGCCGCCCTCCAAGCCGCCTCGGACGCCGTCCTCACCACCCTCACCGAACACGACACCAAACCCACCCAGAACTGA
- a CDS encoding RluA family pseudouridine synthase yields the protein MRRKQKPPLAQRHGLDPARLRMPAEGPWATLRDHLVERLPKVDPARIDMMLRESRIVDMDGPLAPGAPFVPNSSVWFHRDLPEEVAVPFEIGIVHRDDDLLIVDKPHFLATIPRGKHVVETALVRLRRELGLPDLVPAHRLDRVTAGLIMFIVNPARRGAYQTMFRDRVVHKEYEAIAPHDPALELPRTVRSRIVKEKGVITAQELDGPPNSETLVELVEHRDGLGRYRLLPKTGRTHQLRLHMNGLGVPILGDDFYPVLTETALDDYRKPLQLLAKVLSFTDPISGAPRRFESPSTLLAWASRERWLTGPVADRPG from the coding sequence ATGAGACGCAAGCAGAAACCGCCGCTGGCGCAGCGGCACGGGCTCGACCCCGCACGGCTGCGGATGCCCGCCGAGGGGCCGTGGGCGACGCTGCGGGACCACCTGGTGGAGCGGTTGCCGAAGGTGGACCCGGCGCGGATCGACATGATGCTGCGCGAGAGCCGGATCGTGGACATGGACGGGCCGTTGGCGCCGGGAGCGCCGTTCGTGCCGAACTCCTCGGTGTGGTTCCACCGGGACCTGCCGGAGGAGGTGGCGGTGCCGTTCGAGATCGGGATCGTGCACCGCGACGACGACCTGCTGATCGTGGACAAACCCCACTTCCTGGCGACGATCCCGCGCGGCAAGCACGTGGTGGAGACGGCGCTGGTGCGGTTGCGGCGCGAACTGGGCCTGCCGGACCTGGTGCCCGCGCACCGGCTGGACCGGGTGACCGCGGGGCTGATCATGTTCATCGTGAACCCGGCGCGGCGCGGGGCGTACCAGACGATGTTCCGGGATCGGGTGGTGCACAAGGAGTACGAGGCGATCGCGCCGCACGACCCCGCGCTGGAACTGCCCCGCACGGTGCGCAGCCGCATCGTGAAGGAGAAGGGCGTCATCACGGCGCAGGAGCTCGACGGGCCGCCGAACAGCGAGACCCTGGTGGAACTGGTCGAGCACCGCGATGGGCTGGGTCGATACCGGTTGCTGCCGAAGACCGGGCGGACGCACCAGCTCCGGCTGCACATGAACGGGCTCGGCGTGCCGATCCTGGGTGACGACTTCTACCCCGTGCTGACCGAGACCGCGCTCGACGACTACCGGAAACCGTTGCAGCTGCTGGCGAAGGTGCTGTCGTTCACCGATCCGATCTCCGGCGCGCCACGCCGGTTCGAGAGCCCGTCGACGCTGCTGGCGTGGGCGTCGCGCGAGCGGTGGCTCACCGGGCCGGTAGCTGACCGACCAGGCTGA
- a CDS encoding Lsr2 family protein → MAQKVLVQLIDDLDGTSSEDISTVQFSLDGVTYEIDLNEANGAKLRDGLASFVAAARRTGGRAKRGTATVVGGKPAGEGRSKEQTRAIRDWAKANGHELADRGRIPASVVDAFESAHR, encoded by the coding sequence ATGGCCCAGAAGGTTCTCGTCCAGCTGATCGACGACCTGGACGGCACGAGCAGTGAAGACATTTCCACGGTGCAGTTTTCACTGGATGGTGTTACCTACGAGATCGACCTGAATGAGGCCAACGGCGCGAAGTTGCGTGATGGTCTGGCCAGTTTTGTGGCCGCCGCACGGCGTACCGGTGGTCGCGCGAAGCGCGGGACCGCCACGGTCGTGGGGGGCAAGCCCGCCGGTGAAGGGCGGAGCAAGGAGCAGACGCGGGCCATCCGCGACTGGGCGAAGGCCAACGGGCACGAGCTGGCGGACCGGGGTCGCATCCCGGCAAGCGTCGTGGACGCGTTCGAGTCCGCTCACCGCTGA
- a CDS encoding DUF305 domain-containing protein produces the protein MKRHPFAALVAAVLLLAGCGATAEPKGQDDHNAADVMFLQMMLPLHAQGLELTRIAKERTTRAEVRDIAGELDAVQRTETEKMTGWLTGWSQPTAMNGDPSAHEHHGGLHQTSPAEIEALAKAPEADFDTTFLNLMTGHLHNSVELTRSEIEGGSNQQAKDLATTIRESRGKEIARLLSLVGQLPAR, from the coding sequence ATGAAGCGCCACCCGTTCGCCGCCCTCGTGGCGGCCGTCCTGCTGCTCGCGGGCTGCGGTGCGACCGCCGAACCGAAGGGGCAGGACGACCACAACGCGGCCGACGTGATGTTCCTCCAGATGATGCTGCCGCTGCACGCGCAAGGCCTCGAGCTGACGAGGATCGCGAAGGAGCGCACCACCAGGGCCGAGGTGCGCGACATCGCGGGTGAGCTGGACGCCGTGCAGCGCACCGAGACCGAGAAGATGACCGGGTGGCTGACCGGCTGGTCGCAGCCCACGGCGATGAACGGCGACCCGTCGGCCCACGAGCACCACGGCGGCCTGCACCAGACGAGCCCGGCCGAGATCGAGGCGCTGGCGAAGGCGCCCGAAGCCGACTTCGACACCACGTTCCTGAACCTGATGACCGGACACCTGCACAACTCCGTGGAGCTGACCAGGTCCGAGATCGAGGGTGGCTCCAATCAACAGGCCAAGGACCTGGCGACCACGATCCGCGAGTCGCGCGGCAAGGAGATCGCCAGGCTGCTCAGCCTGGTCGGTCAGCTACCGGCCCGGTGA